A segment of the Zingiber officinale cultivar Zhangliang unplaced genomic scaffold, Zo_v1.1 ctg99, whole genome shotgun sequence genome:
ATCTTTGTACACGTCAACCGCTCCGTGGGGGATAGGATTCCAGGGTTTATATGCGCACTAATGACTACTGGTTCAGAAATGTTCGGACAGGAAGTAATAGGATATGAAACAACAGCGGAGGACTCGGGGGAAAGACCTCAAAGACCTTAAATGAAGCTGCTGTGAATTCCAAGAAAGAAGGTCAGACCTCCCTACCTCTTGCTTCCtcttcatattcatattcatattggaCTGACGGGAGTGAATGGGACTAATTATAAGGAGGGCTCTATAGTAAGGAAGAGATTTGATGGGTTCGTTCGGGACGGGATCCACAAACAGCTGCTATTGTTTGATTCTGACCCTCCCGGTCCATATAATAAGAAGAAAGGTGCAGGTACTTTCTTATATAATAAAGAAGCTTGTGCTGGTGCTAAAGAGGAGTTCGAGTTAGTTGTTGCCAAAGAGTCCGAGGTCGTGAAAGCCCTTGTTAGCTCAGCTGCAGTAAATTCCTTTCCAAGAAGTACGGGTTCGGGAAAGAGCTACAGAGTTGAGTTCTTTTCTAGGTATTCGTTTTGTTTTCTAGGTTCATTTGCCTCTTCATCCCTTTTCTGCCTATTCTACTGAAAAAGGTCTCTTATCTCCTTATTGGAGCGTATGGGAAAGAACAGAGGGCAAAAGAATGAAACTCACCAATAGCGGGATAGGCTACTTCTGGATATCTGTTTGAGATACGGACTGAGCATCCGCACTCCTACAAGAGTCGGAGAAGTTGTCCCCAGACTCACCGTTCCCACCCGCTGTTAAACACGGGGGTACAGTCCCGACGAATCCATCCATCCCCTAGATCCCAACAATGCCATAGGAATCCATACTTGAATACCTGACTATCTATAGTACTTCTTCGCCATGTGTGGCTAATCATCGGAGGATCAAATAGCTCTTCAAGACTAGGATCAGGCGCCATTGCGACTTGACAATACCATCGAAGCTAAATTAACCACTCTTTCATCCATTCGTGGTAAAGAGTTAACTCCAACAGATCTTACTCGCTGGCATACCATAAGTGCTGCTTAGGTGGCAAGACTAATTGCTTAGGCTTTGACTTACACCGCACCTTCTCGATTATGATCCCCTTCAAATAAGGATTAAGAGGGTTTCCCCCACCCAACCACAGATCTAAAGGTAACCGATAATAAGAAAGGCACTTATCCGCTACAACACGTAACCGTTTCCATCGTCTCGAAAGATTTCTGGAGAGTATACGACCACGGACTCGGTAACCCGCACCAGCCAACCTAATCAGACATGACCTTGTTAAGCCATACTTTTCAGCCAACTGGCAGAGCCCAATAAGTGATGAAGATGCAAGCATAGCTTTCGCAGATACTGGAGTCAAATTAATAGAAATTCGATCTACCCAGAACTGCTTAGCAAACTCTACTGCCCCACTTTTAGAGTCAATTGACTTAGACTCAGATATTGAGACATCAAGAATTTCAAGCAGAGCTTTATACTTCTCAGCCACAGCCCTGTCGGCGATTACAATATCATCGCCGAGAAGGGCGTACTTTCGAAAAGGTGCCTTTCCCCTTGGGTAAGCTAATAACGCAGCCAACCACACCATGTAATGGTGTGAGAGACTGAAGAGGGCCCAAGAGCCGTAGTATCCAAGGGGCTGGCCGGCAGAGAATGCTAAGTACCTCGCTTTATTTAATAAAGGGCGATGAGTACGAAATACGTTCCACCATAGAGTCCCATTAACAACGCATAGTGCCGTGGCTCGTCCGAATAAGCGCGTGAATAACGCCGTTAGGACTGCAACCGGCCACCTATCTGTTGCAGCTGAGAGGTCGAGGGATAAAACATCCAATGGCTTAAAGCTGCTAAGACGGTGGAGTGGACCTTCTTGATTGAAGGTTCCATCAGTGGGAATACGAGATAAGACCCGCATTGCCCAACTATGCACAGGATATAAGAGCCGTTGACGCACTTGCCCACGGCGAATATACGACGCTTACCAGCTCCCGATAGGGTGCAAGTCAGACGACCGGGGTAAGGGTTTAGGAGACCTAAATTCTTTAGGACCCCATCTAAGATAGGTTCTACCTCAAGACGGTCAGAATCTAAACCCTCCCAAACAACACGAGTATTATAACTATAGTCTAAGGGATATAACACCCTATGTGACCACAACATACCCGGATGCCAAGCTGGACCTCTATGATTTTAAATCCTCGCACTTAGTGCGAACGCTGCCAACTCATACTTCAATGAAGAAAATATGTTTGGTTCAGGTTTCGGTATTTTCCAATACCTACGGTCATCATTCGGTACAGACTGTAATGTCGGTTTCCAAGATAGTCCCTTAAACATAGGGATCTCAGAAATCCGGGGCAAGTATATACGCTGAAGGTGTGAGaatttctcttttataagtccCAACAGGTACTCTACTTGAGGTACATTCTGCTGCGGCCTTTCTATGGAATCAAACGTTGCCTTGCTAACCCGCTTGGCAAGAGCAAAAATTCGACATATACTAAACCATGACAGATATATCTTGACCAACCTATTACCTCTATCACCTCGCTTCATAATAATGAAACGATGATGTTTCGGAATAATTGTTGGAATCCCTGCCCGGCTAAGACTCACGTTGACAGCAGACTTGCCTCGGGATAGGCTACTTCTGATCTAGAGTCAGGTACATATTTATTCTTAGTAGTTGTTGGTGCCATTCCGAGAGATGAAGTTTCAGTGAATTAACTGAGCTCCAGGGCATTTAAAGAGACCGAGTCAGATAGGGCAGTTGTAGTGCTTTCAAGAAGTTAATGAGTTTCTTTGAGGAGTTCATTAACAGAAGGCAGGGACTCATGACTAATAGTTGCTTGAGCCCGTGAAAGTTATCCAACTCCTAATGTACGCTATAGGTACGACTTTAAGGAGTGGTGACTGGAAAGACATTTCTTACAGGATACGCGAGAGCGGGCAGAGGAGATCAAAAGAACCGAACAACACAACCGGACGGCACAATCAACATTTGAAAGAGCTGGTGCCGGGGGTTCAGCTGCCCGTGCCCTTTGCAGCCCTTGCGCTTCCGAGCCCACGGAGCGGTGAAGTTGAGGAGCGAAGACAAATGACTCTCGAGTAAGGACTGACGCGATAGGCTCGACCTTAACTTACCTTGTTTTAAGTACTATAAATTAAGTTGTAGttaagggagagggagaggaagagtacGGGAAAGCTTTAGTTAGCTCAGCTGCAGTTAATTCCATCAAGTACGCCACCCGCTCCCGAATGACCGAACCGGACAACCGAGAAGGCAAGGGATCTCGCTTCCGAGCCGGGCACTGAACCGAACCGGGAACAGAACCGAACCGGGAACAGAAAGAGACCGGGCAAGGGAAGGGACCGGGCACTTCAAATGTCCTCTGCATGGTATATTCTCGTTGAACATCTGTCGGACTGGTTATTGGCTGGTATGGCTGCCCCAGGGATATGGAAGACCCTTCATGCCACAAGTCGGGACACATTCAGGCAACTAAGAAATACAACCAGTCCACTCGTGAGTCTTAGCACCTCTGAGACAAACGGATTGACGGAGGCCCCGTCTACACGTCGCTCCCCGTCGTTCTCACTCGTACCTTGGGAAAACCGAGGGTCAGAGCAAGAGACAGAGTGCCACGAGGCCCCCTCACAAGGGATAAGGCTCGGGGACTAGGGACGACTGAAAGAATAACTCTTTGTACGCATAAGCTCGAGGAAGGACTGGAGTGCTCTTGAGGCGGGAGAGGGTATGGAGTTAGATTAGAATGAATGGGACCCCTAAAATTACAATTTGCGTTAAGAGTGGATTCTGTCTTTCCTAACCCTTAATTAGGGTCCTATCTTCTATCCAAAGAGTGGCTCTACCGggattttagtaattaataagaCCAGGTGCCCTACCCTACTCCTACATGAAAGGAGGCGAAAGGTTCGGATTTGCTTATACGGATTCGGGCTCGGGACTTAAAAGATTTATGTGCCCTTGCTTTATGAGTTGAATCCGGTTCTGTCCCGTACGAGTAAGTAGGTTCCACGTATGGAATTCCCTTGGCAATGTGAGTGGAATCCGGTGAAGGCTCCTATCCTATAGTTCATTAGTTGTAGCTCCTGGACTTCCGAGTACTTTAAGTGAGAGGGCACCAGCAACTATTATATATCTTTCTCTCATCCCGTACTCAGACAAGTGGAATTGGAGGAAGGGAAACCTCTTACTGGAAATCACGTATAATAGCCGCTCCTACGAGGCTGCAACTCATTATAAATGGTTTCTTGTGCCGAGAAAGTGACACCGGCGAACTCTTGGACTTAGCTTCTCTCGCACCTATCATGATTGGGAAAGTGTTCAGTCTGTCCTCCCAGTAGGAGTATGAGGGGTTAATGGTACGCCTCCTACATTACAAGAATGAACTTAAACTGGAGCAGCATTAGGAGCATCTTCCTATAACTCTTTTCCCGCGGGTCGAGCATAATAAGTTACAAAAGACTCAATGTTCCTCTCCTCGGGTCAAGCCCAAGCCATGCCATACCTTTCTGAAGAACGAATTTCATTAACTTCAGGCTTCAACCTATTACTCATACCATTCCGTCAAACTCATTTCTAATTGAATTAAGAGCAGCTGTTTGGTTGAGTGCCGATAAAGCGTACTTCTTTCCATTTATAATAAGAATAAGTCAACGGGTACCAGCGTATATTTTAATGACTCCCGAGCCCGACCCCGAGTCTCTTCCTTAAGCAGCTCTAGTTGAATAAGCAGGTTTACCCGGTGTGAATGGGTAGTACGGGATTTGAGTTGAGGCACGAACGCTAACAAAGAAAATAACCATGAACGAGAGAAGCTACTCCGAGTCCCTCTAACCATTGTAGACTTCTCACTCGAACTCCACTTCCCTAACCAAACGAAACCTCTGAAGAAGAGGTCTTTCGTACTTATAATAGGAGTGAAGAAGAGTTCATTCCTATTATAAATGCCATGAAAGTCTTCGACTGAAGCTGAAGCGGAGCAATTGTAGACAAAGCTGATGGGAAATGCCATGAACGACCTGTTGCTGAGAGTGAATAGCTATCGGCGCAATGCCATATCATATACTATAATCAGTTATATGCTTAACTCAAATCTGATCAGAATATGAGAGATGCTTAACACTAAATACATAAACATCAGATAGATGCTTAACCAAAGTCAGAGCATAATCAGATAGATGCTTAACCAAAGTCAGAGCAACACAAGCATAACAAGGGATGCCCATATACTGAAAGAGGGGAAGGGGCCACAAAGAGACAACGAGCCAAAGAAGTACGTACTAATAAAATTCCGAAATAAATCTTCAAAttaaacaactcaatttcaatttcaaataactgAATCAAAAGAGAGATATGTAAGATAACATTCCAAATACTTAACATAAGCCAAGTGTTAAGTCAATTATAAAGAAGTACGTAAGCCAGAGTGTGATCCGGATAAGAGTTTGATCCTGCCTTGAATTTGATAAGCCAATCCGGTTCAAAAGGAGAAGAACCTGAACCCCAGATCAATAGGTGCCAAAGAGCCTCTAAGTCTCATGAACAACTACTTGATTTCAACTACTTTCTTTCCTCTCTCTTATGGTCGAAGCAAGAGGTCTAACATATGAAAAAGTACGAAAGATCTTTCCCTACGGCCCTAGTAATGAGTGAACTTTTGACTTTCATTCCATTGGATCGAGAAAGCACCTAAAAAGAGCTCCGCCACCATCAGCTTTGTCGTAAGAAGAATTTGATCTCGAAGTAGAGTTCTTAGCTGTCCTAAATTCGATTACTTGAACTCAGTATGAAAATTATGAGCCTGTGGAAGTTCGAGTCTGGCGAGTAGATCTACATTCACTGCTGAAGAAGAAAGGATAGGGCTGGTAACGAACAATGCAATCTACCAGAGAGCAAGGTGGAGAACTCATACGATAGAGCCAGTAAAAGAACTAATAGGACCATTGAACGAGTGACAGAAGGAACGAAGGAAGAAATCTGAAGCATCGAAAATTCAGTATAAAACAAATTCAGTATAAACTTATAGATCTTCACTAAGGCGAGTAGATCTACATTCACTGCCTCGAGCTCATCTGCCTCAGACGCATTATTACCTCTGGGGACGACGGAGGGGCTTACTAGAAAATCAAATATGCTCTATGGTAAGATCTTTCGTGTAGTAGTGAAAGAATATGAACGAGGAGAGACGTAAGGGAGGGGAGACGTAAGGGCTCGAAATACGACGCAGAGGAAAGAATATATCACACACATGTGATGATAGAAAGAATTAGGATGAGAAAGTCAAAGTACCTTACAAAAGAAATTCAAAACTTAGATATCAATAGTGCACGTGCGGAACGGCATggaaaagaggaaagagaaaccTGTAGACCTCACACCGTAGACGTTGCTATGATCCTTCCTTATCACTAGCCCTTGAGCGCTTATGACCCTCATGAAAATGGTAAACAGCATAAATCAAAAAAGAAAGGAATCAGAATCACCAAAAGCGATCACGAACAATTGCATCTATATCCATTGGAATTCTTAGAATTGATTAGAAGGTGAGTACTGGAACTATCGACTTGACAACTGGAATTCAAATATGGAACTGCTAACGTTAGATGACCCAGATAGCTACCCGTACATTTAGATAGCTACCCGTACATTTAGATATATGGAACGAATCAACTTAGAAAACGGATATAGGATTTGATTTGAAAAGACCAGTCGAAGATCTGATATAGAGTGTATATCGTTCGGGATAAAAGAGAACTATGAGCTTGAGATTGATATGACCATCGGTGagttaaaaactattattaagtCAAATACGAATATCTAACGCAAATTCACTACTTCACTAGAAAGAGTGCACGTGCGGAACGGCCCGGCTTATCCATATATTATTATGAACTCAGACTCAGAAGTACGCTCACTATAAAGAGATGCAAAATGACAAATGGAGGAACCGTCCACGTagctatgatatgatataacaATATACCTTGAGCTAGATAGCTCGTATAAGTAAATTCAAAGTAGAGGGAGGTAAGGGCACGAGTGTGCACTAAGGGCACGAGTGTGCACGAGTCTTAGGTAGAGGGAAGAATCTCTAACAGACATGTGATGATCTAATACAATTTGATATGTTTACGTATAAGTACCCTAAATGGACTATAAATAGTGAACGTGCGGAACGGCTAGTGAACGTGCGGAACGGCCGGGCATCTCCTTCTATCGTACGGTACTCATAGTATAAAGTACGCATAACAAATCACATTCCACAACATTCCCCCCGTCGAGGTTGGTATGCTCTTAACTATATCCGTCGATCCCACCTCGCACCTTATCCCCTTTGAGCGCATCTATCTCACCCGTcgtctatattcattgaatgatGGAGTATGCTCCCTTACATATATGAATGATGGAGTATGCTCCTGTTCCGAGTGCAACGACGGGGCTAAGTTACGACGGGAGAGTCAATAGTTCTATAGAATATTCTAGTAACGCTTGAGCGCTTGAGCGCTTCTTCCCCTTTCTATCTTTCACGCTTTTGCTTTTCCCGGTAGAGCCCGAGTCCGTATAAGCTCCCTTTTCAGTAGCTGCTCTTGGAATGAATTTCTCAGTAGCAATTCACTCTATCCCCTCACCCAACCCGAACTCAGAAAGAATTTGATAGCCCCGAACCGGCGGTTTTCTTCATGGTTTTTAGTACGCGAAAGGAACTTCTTATATAACATACTACCGAGGAACGAAAGAAAGAATAGTTGATACGCTTGACTGAACTGTTGAGGAAGAG
Coding sequences within it:
- the LOC122037866 gene encoding uncharacterized mitochondrial protein AtMg01110-like, whose product is MRVLSRIPTDGTFNQEGPLHRLSSFKPLDVLSLDLSAATDRWPVAVLTALFTRLFGRATALCVVNGTLWWNVFRTHRPLLNKARYLAFSAGQPLGYYGSWALFSLSHHYMVWLAALLAYPRGKAPFRKYALLGDDIVIADRAVAEKYKALLEILDVSISESKSIDSKSGAVEFAKQFWVDRISINLTPVSAKAMLASSSLIGLCQLAEKYGLTRSCLIRLAGAGYRVRGRILSRNLSRRWKRLRVVADKCLSYYRLPLDLWLGGGNPLNPYLKGIIIEKVRCKSKPKQLVLPPKQHLWYASE